Proteins co-encoded in one Deltaproteobacteria bacterium genomic window:
- a CDS encoding sigma-54-dependent Fis family transcriptional regulator, with product MLIPHKKFNLLVVDDELIIRESLAGWLQRDGYQVETADSGPQALEKIQAKHYDIMLIDVKMPEMDGLTLLQHLKERDPDTAVIMMTAYGSIEDAVEAMKKGAFDYLLKPFDLEELSLTIEKLVQIQTMTMENIVLKERVDKIDRFEELVGLSEPMQKLYETIMDVAQSDATVLITGETGTGKELVARAIHAQSPRGFAPFIAVNCGAFTEQLLESELFGHEKGAFTDAKFTKKGRLELAHGGTLFLDEVGDITMKMQIDLLRVLETHEFTRVGGTIPIHSDFRVIAATHQDLLAAIQEGTFRRDLYYRLNVVHIPVPPLRERRGDIKLLAEHFLVHYAAETNKKIDSIHPDALEAMQHYDWPGNVRELENAIERAVVIGKGRQIQLADLPLFGPSDRTAALGLSLEEMEREHIAQVLEAEGGNISRTAQVLKINRTTLYHKLRKYGLKS from the coding sequence ATGTTGATTCCGCATAAAAAGTTTAACCTGTTGGTGGTGGATGATGAGCTCATTATCCGAGAGTCGCTGGCCGGGTGGCTGCAACGGGACGGCTACCAGGTAGAAACAGCTGACAGCGGTCCTCAGGCCTTGGAAAAAATCCAGGCCAAACACTATGATATCATGCTGATCGACGTCAAGATGCCGGAAATGGACGGCCTCACCCTGCTGCAACATTTGAAAGAGCGAGACCCTGACACCGCCGTGATTATGATGACGGCCTACGGGTCCATCGAAGACGCGGTCGAAGCTATGAAGAAGGGGGCCTTTGACTATTTGCTCAAGCCTTTCGACCTGGAGGAACTTAGCCTGACCATTGAGAAACTGGTGCAGATTCAAACCATGACCATGGAAAATATCGTCCTCAAAGAGCGGGTGGACAAGATCGATCGTTTTGAAGAATTGGTGGGCCTATCCGAACCCATGCAAAAACTCTATGAGACCATTATGGACGTGGCCCAATCAGATGCAACGGTGCTGATTACCGGCGAAACTGGCACCGGCAAGGAGTTGGTGGCGCGGGCCATTCATGCCCAAAGCCCTCGTGGTTTTGCACCGTTTATCGCAGTCAATTGCGGGGCCTTTACCGAACAACTGCTGGAAAGTGAGTTGTTCGGACACGAAAAAGGGGCCTTTACTGATGCCAAGTTTACCAAAAAAGGCCGCCTGGAACTGGCGCATGGGGGGACGCTGTTTCTGGATGAAGTCGGCGATATCACTATGAAAATGCAGATTGACCTCCTTCGGGTGCTGGAAACCCATGAATTCACCCGGGTCGGGGGGACGATTCCCATTCACAGCGACTTCCGGGTAATTGCCGCCACCCACCAGGATCTGCTGGCTGCCATCCAGGAGGGCACCTTCCGCCGGGACCTGTACTACCGCCTCAACGTGGTCCACATCCCGGTGCCGCCTTTACGGGAACGCCGCGGCGATATTAAACTGCTGGCCGAACACTTTCTGGTGCATTATGCCGCCGAGACCAACAAAAAGATCGATTCCATCCATCCCGATGCCCTGGAGGCCATGCAGCACTACGACTGGCCCGGCAATGTGCGGGAATTAGAAAACGCCATCGAGCGGGCAGTGGTGATCGGCAAAGGCCGTCAGATTCAGCTGGCGGACCTGCCTCTGTTTGGTCCGAGTGACCGGACCGCGGCCCTTGGGCTTTCTCTGGAAGAAATGGAGCGGGAGCACATCGCCCAGGTCCTGGAGGCGGAAGGCGGCAACATTTCCCGGACCGCTCAGGTTCTGAAGATCAATCGCACCACCCTGTATCACAAGCTCAGAAAATACGGCCTGAAATCTTGA
- a CDS encoding archaemetzincin family Zn-dependent metalloprotease, giving the protein MGPIDPKLLRYLKTELPKFLPLPVQLLKARPIPTHTYHIVRQQYNSTQLLEYLLTDRQPGLFKILGVTGVDLYIPILTYVFGEAQVGGTGAIISLYRLNQGLDGLMAPPQVFWPRIIKSGLHELGHTCNLKHCRQPDCIMRFSGSLEKLDQKNPHFCGYCRVLLSDYFNQNGITIMLDR; this is encoded by the coding sequence TTGGGGCCAATTGATCCCAAGCTCTTGCGTTATCTCAAGACTGAGCTGCCCAAGTTCCTGCCTTTGCCGGTGCAATTATTGAAAGCCCGACCGATCCCTACTCACACCTATCATATCGTCCGTCAACAATATAATTCCACCCAACTGTTGGAATACCTGTTGACAGACCGGCAGCCGGGGCTGTTCAAAATACTGGGGGTTACAGGGGTGGATCTATACATCCCGATCTTGACCTACGTCTTCGGAGAAGCGCAAGTGGGGGGAACCGGAGCGATAATCTCCTTATATCGCTTGAACCAGGGGTTAGATGGACTGATGGCCCCTCCGCAGGTTTTCTGGCCGCGGATCATCAAGAGCGGATTGCATGAACTGGGACATACCTGTAACCTGAAACATTGCCGGCAGCCAGACTGTATCATGCGGTTTTCCGGCAGCCTGGAGAAATTAGACCAGAAAAACCCCCATTTCTGTGGTTATTGTCGGGTCCTGTTGAGCGATTACTTTAATCAGAACGGCATAACTATCATGCTCGACCGTTAA
- a CDS encoding helix-turn-helix domain-containing protein: MPHAENCSRTGGRAAQAAATKRRHLRLMAIRALFLGSGHDPLAALFSITRQTLANWIKRFHEQGRDSLIGGRSDPPGPPYRNSSTPAKNPNYPNLPVRDF; encoded by the coding sequence ATGCCCCATGCCGAAAACTGCTCCCGAACCGGAGGGCGCGCGGCGCAAGCCGCGGCGACCAAACGCCGCCATCTTCGCCTCATGGCGATCCGAGCCCTATTTTTAGGCAGCGGTCATGATCCGCTAGCGGCTTTGTTCAGTATCACCCGTCAGACCTTAGCCAATTGGATTAAACGATTTCATGAACAGGGCCGCGATAGCTTAATCGGTGGCAGAAGCGACCCACCGGGTCCCCCCTACCGGAATTCAAGTACACCTGCCAAAAACCCAAATTACCCCAACCTTCCGGTTCGGGATTTTTAG
- a CDS encoding methyltransferase domain-containing protein, protein MQSQICSSYMERLYSFYSPFYDFFFGKLLEPGRRKAFRYLSPRPGQKILEIGIGTGSSLELYPPYSRVVGIDISPGMIEQAQKRAAALRNGTEINLMVMDAAQLEFPDNHFDAVVASYVITTVPDPHQVCREILRVTRPGGQIIAVNHTRSENGWYLGRVEDLLAPLCVRIGFTTDLDVLKVMRESGVHIQSTIKCNLLHLHRIITGTKK, encoded by the coding sequence ATGCAGTCGCAGATCTGCTCAAGTTATATGGAGCGCCTTTATTCTTTCTATTCTCCTTTTTATGATTTTTTCTTTGGCAAATTACTGGAACCAGGACGGCGGAAAGCCTTTCGTTATCTTTCACCCCGGCCTGGCCAAAAAATTTTGGAAATCGGGATTGGCACCGGTTCCAGCCTGGAACTCTATCCTCCTTATTCCCGGGTGGTGGGCATTGATATATCTCCGGGGATGATTGAGCAGGCCCAGAAACGAGCTGCGGCCCTGAGAAACGGCACCGAGATCAATCTTATGGTTATGGATGCAGCGCAGTTGGAATTTCCTGATAATCATTTTGATGCAGTAGTGGCTTCCTATGTCATCACCACGGTTCCCGATCCGCACCAGGTCTGCCGGGAAATTTTGCGGGTCACGCGTCCCGGCGGCCAGATCATTGCCGTCAACCATACCCGCTCAGAGAATGGCTGGTATTTAGGTCGAGTGGAAGATCTCTTAGCCCCGCTCTGCGTCCGCATCGGCTTTACCACCGACCTGGATGTGTTAAAGGTTATGCGGGAAAGCGGAGTACATATTCAGAGTACCATTAAGTGCAATCTGCTGCACCTGCATCGGATAATCACCGGGACTAAAAAATGA
- a CDS encoding porin family protein — translation MKRNRKNRLKPMVLMVMVLCLVFASPQPMLALSSGDTLVVTAVPLGSVVAVAAAGYLLYKNRLSEHAGVMGRLGYEGPGEFFIGGFFGGAFVPDTDWKYQVGSQNYIARNLTIDPGVTGGIKLGYFFDSIPYLGVEAEGSIGNHPQPSQSVALHPPLAGATAGRVSRQTILAWTMAFHLVGRYGFLKDKELPFGRLQPYVGLGPGLVILYGDADSAKNFALELEGGLRYMFTKHVGGFLEYKFSKQWSVELESQQLFYNNTGVTANKAVFDFDRHQVVVGLAYHF, via the coding sequence ATGAAAAGAAATAGAAAAAATCGGCTAAAGCCTATGGTTCTGATGGTGATGGTTCTTTGTTTGGTCTTTGCCTCTCCCCAACCAATGCTGGCGTTGTCCTCCGGTGACACCCTGGTCGTCACTGCCGTGCCCCTGGGTTCAGTAGTGGCCGTGGCCGCGGCCGGCTATCTGCTTTATAAGAATCGCCTTTCTGAACACGCTGGTGTCATGGGTCGCTTGGGGTATGAGGGCCCAGGGGAATTTTTCATAGGGGGCTTTTTCGGAGGTGCCTTTGTGCCTGATACCGATTGGAAATATCAAGTAGGCAGCCAAAATTACATTGCCCGGAATCTGACCATCGATCCAGGAGTCACGGGTGGCATCAAATTGGGATATTTTTTTGATAGTATTCCCTATTTGGGAGTGGAAGCAGAAGGCAGCATCGGCAACCATCCCCAACCCTCCCAGAGCGTGGCTTTGCATCCGCCACTGGCCGGGGCTACTGCTGGCCGGGTGTCCAGACAAACTATCCTGGCTTGGACCATGGCCTTTCACCTGGTGGGCCGTTATGGCTTTCTAAAGGACAAGGAACTGCCCTTCGGTCGCTTGCAACCATATGTGGGGCTGGGGCCGGGCCTAGTGATCCTTTATGGCGACGCTGATTCCGCCAAGAACTTCGCCTTGGAGTTGGAAGGCGGTCTGCGCTACATGTTCACTAAACATGTGGGCGGCTTTTTGGAATATAAATTCAGTAAGCAATGGAGTGTTGAATTAGAATCCCAACAACTCTTTTATAACAACACCGGCGTTACCGCCAACAAAGCAGTCTTTGACTTCGACCGACATCAGGTGGTGGTGGGCTTGGCATATCATTTTTAG